From a single Cytophagales bacterium WSM2-2 genomic region:
- a CDS encoding agmatine deiminase produces MTIEGKTPKELGFFFPAEFARHSATWLSWPHKEASWPGKIEAIFPVYAQFVKLVAEGEKVNINVADEKMKQKAIAHLTKAGSDLKNIQFFFHPTNDAWCRDHGPAFLINPKEKKKMVVKWNYNAWGGKYPPFDLDNEVPISIAKHYNLPLAKPGIIMEGGSVEFNGKGTLLTTSACLLNPNRNPHLTKNEIETYLINYYGVEKVLWLGDGIVGDDTDGHIDDLTRFVNEDTVVTIIEDNSNDENYEPLKANVKALEKLTLENGKSLRIVALPMPKPVVYEGQRLPASYANFYISNNYVIVPTFRDKNDDKALSILQKCFPGRTVVGLDSTDIIWGLGSFHCLSQQEPEIA; encoded by the coding sequence ATGACCATTGAAGGTAAAACACCAAAGGAACTCGGTTTCTTTTTTCCTGCAGAATTTGCAAGACATTCGGCTACATGGCTGAGCTGGCCCCACAAGGAGGCTTCGTGGCCCGGTAAGATTGAAGCGATATTCCCGGTTTATGCACAGTTTGTAAAACTGGTCGCGGAAGGAGAAAAAGTAAACATCAATGTGGCGGATGAGAAGATGAAGCAGAAAGCGATTGCTCACCTGACAAAAGCCGGATCGGACTTGAAGAATATCCAGTTCTTTTTTCATCCGACAAATGATGCCTGGTGTCGTGATCACGGACCAGCATTCCTGATCAATCCGAAAGAGAAAAAGAAAATGGTTGTGAAATGGAATTATAATGCGTGGGGCGGCAAGTATCCTCCTTTCGACCTGGATAACGAAGTACCCATTTCAATCGCGAAGCATTACAACCTTCCACTTGCAAAGCCAGGAATTATTATGGAAGGCGGATCGGTGGAGTTTAATGGAAAAGGAACTCTCCTTACCACTTCAGCATGTTTGTTAAATCCAAACCGGAACCCACATCTGACCAAGAATGAGATCGAAACTTATCTCATCAATTATTACGGAGTGGAAAAGGTATTATGGTTGGGCGATGGAATAGTTGGTGATGATACGGACGGGCACATCGATGACCTTACACGGTTTGTCAATGAAGATACCGTGGTGACGATTATTGAAGACAACAGCAATGATGAGAACTATGAGCCACTCAAGGCCAATGTGAAAGCGCTGGAAAAACTCACATTGGAAAATGGTAAATCATTACGTATAGTTGCACTCCCGATGCCGAAACCTGTGGTATATGAGGGGCAACGATTGCCGGCATCTTACGCCAATTTTTACATTTCAAATAACTACGTGATCGTACCAACGTTTCGCGACAAAAATGATGATAAGGCACTGTCAATTCTTCAAAAATGTTTTCCCGGCCGAACAGTTGTTGGCCTGGATTCTACCGACATTATCTGGGGACTTGGATCTTTCCACTGTTTGAGCCAGCAGGAGCCAGAGATCGCATAA
- a CDS encoding ATP-dependent helicase HrpB has protein sequence MPDYPVSEILPQLKKRLSEEKVVILQAPPGAGKSTVVPLEIRNESWLNGKKIIMLQPRRLAARSVASRMAELLNEKTGETVGFRIRFENSIGKNTRIEVVTEGILTRMLQTDNALEDVGLVIFDEFHERSLHADLALALCLQSQQLLRDDLRILLMSATLDSEKISSLLNAPVVQSSGRQFPVELIYEAIDKSEFIPVAIARFVKRALREQHGDILVFLPGAGEIRRVQEILESENTGAIIFPLYGDLPFQKQREAILPNSSGMRKIVLATSIAETSLTIEGITTVIDSGLSRVPRFDPRSGLTQLETVKVTQDAADQRAGRAGRLGPGACYRLWAKATHQSLQSSRQPEILEADLAPLMLELFHWGTAVNELNWITTPPPGAVGQAIDLLNQLGAIEENKITSRGKEMLRLPTHPRIAHLLLSAVDTKSKTLATDVAALIEERDPLPKENGIDLSLRVEILRKWRSGERVNADKNVLERIEKLASNWRSLFKLPTDNSLFADTEAGKLLMEAYPERVARQIEKFSNRYKLANGRMAKLQDHDPLIQRTWLSVASIDPGNNEGKIFSAAPLDEKDLLPLANEKSVVKWDSERGILVATIEKQIGALTLTTKPVAKIEETLRVKTLCEALRSEGLRLLGWDETHEQWQARLMCLRQWRQDQVWPDVTEKSLLLNAEEWLGPYLLSVNNRQDFQRLDLNSILTGLVPWELQQSFAKLAPEKILVPSGSMIKIEYSLTAETPVMKVRLQEVFGLLETPSVNEGRTKIILHLLSPGYKPVQVTQDLKSFWNSAYHEVRKELRMRYPKHHWPVDPWTAEAVRGVKRR, from the coding sequence ATGCCTGACTATCCCGTTTCAGAAATTCTCCCTCAACTCAAAAAGAGACTCTCAGAGGAGAAAGTTGTTATTCTTCAGGCGCCTCCCGGTGCGGGAAAATCTACTGTAGTCCCACTCGAAATCCGGAATGAATCCTGGCTGAATGGAAAAAAAATAATTATGCTCCAGCCGAGGCGACTGGCCGCACGCTCCGTGGCTTCGCGCATGGCGGAGTTGCTGAATGAAAAAACGGGTGAAACTGTAGGTTTTAGGATCAGATTTGAAAACAGCATTGGTAAAAATACACGTATCGAAGTTGTCACAGAAGGCATTCTCACCCGGATGCTCCAAACCGACAACGCTCTCGAAGATGTGGGGTTAGTCATCTTCGATGAATTTCACGAACGAAGTCTTCATGCCGACCTGGCTTTGGCTTTGTGCCTGCAATCACAACAGTTGCTGAGGGACGACCTCAGAATTCTTTTAATGTCGGCAACCCTGGATAGCGAAAAAATCTCTTCGTTATTAAATGCTCCCGTTGTTCAAAGTTCCGGGAGGCAATTTCCTGTGGAATTGATTTATGAAGCTATCGATAAAAGTGAATTCATTCCCGTCGCAATTGCGAGATTTGTAAAGCGCGCGTTGAGAGAACAACACGGTGATATTCTTGTTTTTCTTCCGGGTGCAGGAGAGATCAGGCGAGTACAAGAGATTCTTGAGTCTGAAAACACAGGTGCCATAATTTTTCCATTGTACGGAGACCTTCCGTTTCAGAAGCAACGCGAAGCTATTTTGCCGAACTCGAGCGGGATGCGCAAAATTGTACTCGCTACTTCCATTGCCGAAACGTCATTGACCATCGAAGGGATTACCACAGTGATTGACAGCGGTCTTTCCCGGGTACCCAGATTTGATCCTCGCTCAGGACTCACACAATTGGAAACAGTAAAAGTGACGCAGGACGCTGCTGACCAACGAGCCGGTCGAGCCGGTCGTCTAGGGCCAGGCGCATGCTACCGATTATGGGCAAAAGCAACGCATCAGTCTTTACAATCTTCCAGGCAGCCGGAAATTTTGGAAGCGGACCTGGCGCCACTCATGCTTGAGCTTTTTCATTGGGGCACAGCTGTCAATGAATTAAATTGGATAACCACACCACCACCCGGAGCTGTGGGTCAGGCCATCGATCTGTTAAACCAGCTTGGCGCAATCGAGGAAAATAAAATCACCTCGCGTGGAAAGGAAATGCTTCGATTGCCAACGCATCCGCGAATAGCGCATCTGCTCTTAAGCGCTGTAGATACAAAAAGTAAAACACTGGCAACGGATGTTGCTGCATTGATCGAAGAACGTGATCCGCTTCCCAAAGAAAACGGCATCGATCTTTCGTTGCGTGTTGAGATTTTAAGAAAGTGGAGAAGTGGAGAGCGAGTGAATGCAGATAAAAATGTTCTCGAACGCATAGAGAAACTAGCATCGAATTGGAGAAGTCTGTTCAAACTTCCGACTGACAATTCCTTATTTGCAGATACAGAGGCAGGCAAGTTGTTAATGGAGGCTTACCCCGAGCGCGTTGCCCGGCAAATCGAAAAATTCAGCAACCGGTATAAACTGGCGAATGGACGCATGGCAAAACTCCAGGACCATGACCCGCTCATTCAAAGAACATGGCTTTCAGTAGCTTCTATCGATCCCGGCAACAATGAGGGAAAAATATTTTCTGCCGCTCCTCTGGATGAAAAAGACCTGTTGCCTTTGGCCAATGAAAAAAGTGTGGTAAAATGGGATAGCGAAAGAGGAATACTAGTTGCCACTATTGAAAAGCAAATTGGTGCACTTACGTTAACAACCAAGCCTGTTGCGAAGATTGAAGAAACGCTGCGGGTAAAAACGCTTTGCGAAGCGCTTCGCAGTGAAGGACTTCGACTGCTCGGATGGGATGAAACCCACGAGCAGTGGCAAGCGCGATTGATGTGTTTACGTCAATGGAGACAAGATCAAGTATGGCCTGATGTCACGGAGAAATCTTTATTGTTGAATGCTGAAGAATGGCTAGGCCCTTATCTTTTGAGTGTGAACAACCGGCAGGATTTTCAACGACTTGATCTGAACAGCATTTTGACAGGTCTAGTACCCTGGGAGTTGCAGCAATCATTTGCAAAACTCGCTCCCGAAAAAATTCTGGTGCCAAGTGGTTCGATGATCAAGATTGAATACAGCCTGACAGCTGAAACTCCAGTGATGAAAGTCAGGCTTCAGGAAGTTTTTGGTTTGCTGGAAACACCATCCGTAAATGAAGGACGTACGAAAATCATTCTGCATTTATTGTCGCCCGGTTACAAACCGGTACAGGTAACACAAGACCTCAAGAGTTTTTGGAACTCTGCTTACCATGAAGTTAGAAAGGAACTGCGCATGAGGTACCCCAAACATCACTGGCCTGTAGACCCCTGGACGGCAGAAGCAGTGCGGGGTGTGAAACGAAGATAA
- a CDS encoding isopenicillin-N epimerase, which yields MISRRHLLKSLGLTAFTFPSLLSYGGPQPETETAGLPLADDPEFWAKIRDQFMLDKDKVFFNPGTVGAMPRVVVEKMTEHLKYIASGVADWAYKDDNKEEYISGYNNLMSIRRKVGKLINADASEIAMTDNVTNGMSYIANGISLQAGDEVLTTDQEHSGGKSGFLLKEKRYGVVFKTVAVPKPAHNSQEVYELIVKSITPRTKVLMLSHMISGSGAILPVKELCAEANKRGIFTLLDGAQTIGHIKVDVKDIGCDAYAGCFHKWIGAPPGTGFLYIRQDRMKDIWTTVASGRWDNHEDEGFRFTQRGTGNFPVLKGLDAALDFHFELGADKVYERIKFLGKRLRTGLGSLPRVKFFSPADESMCAGITVYNLEGWTGTKLQDTYWEQARMRPRSQGDTFGVRHCTHIFNSEQEIDKAISLVRDWTK from the coding sequence ATGATTTCCCGAAGACACCTTCTCAAGTCCCTCGGACTTACTGCCTTCACGTTCCCATCATTGCTGAGTTACGGAGGGCCGCAACCTGAAACTGAAACAGCTGGTTTGCCATTGGCGGACGATCCTGAGTTTTGGGCGAAGATTCGTGATCAGTTCATGCTCGATAAAGACAAAGTATTTTTTAATCCCGGTACGGTTGGAGCAATGCCCAGGGTAGTAGTCGAAAAAATGACAGAACATCTGAAATATATTGCCAGCGGAGTGGCGGATTGGGCGTACAAGGATGATAACAAAGAGGAGTATATCAGTGGATACAACAACCTCATGAGTATCCGGAGGAAAGTCGGAAAACTTATCAATGCAGATGCATCGGAAATTGCTATGACTGATAATGTAACGAACGGAATGAGTTACATCGCCAATGGAATTTCGCTGCAAGCAGGAGATGAGGTTTTGACTACCGATCAGGAACACTCTGGTGGCAAGTCGGGGTTCTTATTAAAGGAGAAAAGATATGGAGTCGTTTTCAAGACAGTGGCCGTTCCAAAGCCAGCTCACAATTCTCAAGAAGTCTATGAATTAATTGTAAAGTCGATCACACCGCGGACCAAGGTGCTGATGCTTTCGCACATGATTTCGGGAAGCGGAGCAATCCTCCCGGTGAAAGAACTTTGTGCAGAAGCAAACAAGCGCGGGATCTTTACATTGCTGGATGGCGCTCAAACGATCGGACATATTAAAGTGGATGTTAAAGACATTGGATGTGATGCCTATGCGGGTTGTTTTCATAAGTGGATCGGAGCGCCTCCCGGAACAGGCTTCCTTTACATCAGGCAGGACAGGATGAAAGACATTTGGACAACGGTAGCGAGTGGCCGCTGGGATAATCACGAAGACGAAGGATTTCGCTTCACGCAACGAGGCACTGGTAACTTCCCTGTATTAAAAGGACTTGACGCTGCCCTCGATTTTCACTTCGAACTTGGCGCTGACAAAGTCTATGAACGAATCAAGTTCCTGGGGAAACGTCTCCGCACCGGACTCGGCAGCCTGCCCAGAGTGAAATTCTTTTCACCTGCCGATGAAAGTATGTGTGCAGGAATCACTGTTTATAATCTTGAAGGGTGGACGGGTACAAAATTGCAAGACACGTACTGGGAGCAAGCACGAATGCGGCCACGGTCACAAGGCGATACTTTTGGTGTAAGGCATTGTACACACATCTTTAATTCTGAGCAGGAGATCGACAAAGCTATTTCTTTGGTACGCGATTGGACAAAATAA
- a CDS encoding acyl dehydratase yields the protein MEKLVINGFSEFQTYIGKELGVSEFLKITQKQINLFADATLDHQWIHTDPARAANGPFKNTIAHGYLVLSVVPYLWEQIADIRNVKMLVNYGIERMKFNQPVIVDQEVRLRVTLKSLADLRGISKAEMDIVMEIKDNNKPAFTATIIFLYHFNK from the coding sequence ATGGAAAAATTAGTCATCAACGGCTTCTCTGAATTTCAGACATACATCGGCAAGGAACTCGGTGTGTCCGAATTCTTGAAAATAACCCAAAAACAAATCAACCTGTTTGCGGATGCAACTCTTGATCACCAATGGATTCATACCGATCCCGCAAGAGCCGCCAACGGTCCTTTCAAAAATACCATCGCCCACGGATACCTCGTGTTGTCAGTAGTACCCTACCTGTGGGAACAGATCGCAGATATTCGAAATGTGAAAATGCTAGTGAACTATGGCATTGAAAGAATGAAGTTTAATCAGCCGGTCATCGTTGACCAGGAAGTACGCTTGCGCGTCACTTTAAAATCACTGGCAGACTTGCGAGGTATATCCAAAGCGGAGATGGATATCGTCATGGAGATCAAAGACAACAATAAGCCCGCTTTCACCGCCACTATCATTTTCCTTTACCACTTCAATAAATAG
- the icmF gene encoding Fused isobutyryl-CoA mutase produces the protein MSATVATKAEKKPSLAGHAPAEPYKPKNKVRIVTAASLFDGHDAAINIMRRIIQSTGCEVIHLGHDRSVEEVVNTAIQEDAQAIAMTSYQGGHNEYFKYMYDLLKEKGAGHIKIFGGGGGVILPEEIKELMDYGVTRIYSPDDGRSMGLQGMINNLIEQSDYPTGEELSNIEALSTDNHLRIAQLISAAENYFDKHTGIFQQIKKKAEASKTPILGITGTGGAGKSSMVDEIVRRFLIDFKDKTIGIVSVDPSKRKTGGALLGDRIRMNAINNPRVYMRSLATRQSNLALSAYVKEAVQILKAAGFDMIILETSGIGQSDTEILDHSDVALYVMTPEYGAATQLEKIDMLDFADVIALNKFDKRGALDALRDVKKQYQRNHQLWSSKPEEMPVFGTIASQFNDPGTNQLYKHLIDKVAEKTGAELKSNFQITKEMSEKIFVIPPHRTRYLSEISENNRGYDQWVKAQAELAQKLYAVNLLSTSKNNALGKELEGESQQLKLNLDPKNLKMIEEWPAVLKKYKEPVFKFKVRDKEIGIQTHTESLSHLQVPKVALPKYEAWGDLLKWMLQENVPGEFPYTSGIYPFKREGEDPTRMFAGEGGPERTNRRFHYVSLAMPAKRLSTAFDSVTLYGNDPDYRPDIYGKIGNSGVSVCCLDDAKKLYSGFNLADPKTSVSMTINGPAPMLLGYFLNAAIDQQCELYIRKNGLEEEVKQKIDNIYKNKKEERPAYQGALPKGNDGLGLMLLGVTGDQVLPKEVYDKIKTETLSQVRGTVQADILKEDQAQNTCIFSTEFALRLMGDVQQYFIEKNVRNFYSVSISGYHIAEAGANPITQLAFTLSNGFTYVEYYLSRGMDINEFAPNLSFFFSNGVDPEYSVIGRVARRIWAKAMKNKYGANARSQMLKYHIQTSGRSLHAQEIDFNDIRTTLQALYAIYDNCNSLHTNAYDEAITTPTEESVRRAMAIQLIINKELGLAKNENSLQGSFIIEELTDLVEEAVLSEFDRITERGGVLGSMETMYQRGKIQEESMYYETLKHTGEYPIIGVNTFLSSKGSPTVVPQEVIRATTEEKEYQISMLRYLHKMQNDKSAALLDRIQQVAVQNKNIFEELMEACKACSLGQITRALFEVGGQYRRNM, from the coding sequence ATGAGCGCTACAGTAGCTACCAAAGCAGAAAAGAAGCCCAGTTTGGCGGGTCATGCACCAGCAGAACCCTATAAGCCTAAAAACAAAGTCCGGATTGTTACAGCCGCCAGTCTATTTGACGGCCACGATGCTGCCATCAACATTATGCGCAGAATCATCCAGTCCACCGGATGTGAGGTAATCCACTTGGGTCACGATCGCAGCGTTGAAGAAGTAGTCAATACCGCCATCCAGGAAGACGCACAGGCCATCGCAATGACCAGCTATCAAGGGGGCCACAATGAATATTTCAAGTACATGTATGACCTGCTTAAGGAAAAAGGAGCCGGACATATCAAGATTTTTGGAGGTGGAGGCGGAGTAATCCTGCCTGAAGAAATAAAAGAGTTGATGGACTACGGAGTTACCCGCATCTACTCCCCTGACGATGGCCGCTCCATGGGCCTCCAAGGAATGATCAACAACCTGATCGAACAAAGTGACTATCCCACCGGTGAGGAACTCTCCAACATCGAAGCACTATCCACGGACAATCATCTCCGGATAGCGCAGCTCATTTCGGCAGCAGAAAACTATTTCGACAAGCACACTGGAATTTTTCAACAGATCAAGAAGAAAGCAGAAGCCTCCAAGACACCAATACTCGGTATCACAGGAACGGGCGGTGCCGGTAAATCTTCCATGGTGGATGAAATCGTGCGGAGATTTTTGATTGACTTTAAGGATAAAACCATTGGCATTGTCTCTGTCGATCCGTCTAAACGCAAGACAGGTGGCGCGCTGCTGGGCGACCGCATTCGCATGAACGCCATCAACAACCCGAGAGTATACATGCGTTCACTAGCGACACGTCAAAGCAATTTGGCCTTGTCGGCTTACGTGAAAGAAGCCGTGCAGATTTTGAAAGCTGCCGGATTCGATATGATCATCCTTGAGACCTCCGGTATCGGTCAGAGTGATACAGAAATCCTCGATCACAGCGATGTAGCGCTTTATGTGATGACACCCGAATACGGAGCTGCTACGCAATTGGAGAAAATAGACATGCTCGATTTTGCCGATGTCATTGCACTCAACAAATTTGACAAGCGTGGAGCATTGGATGCACTTCGTGATGTAAAGAAACAATATCAGCGCAACCATCAACTCTGGAGCAGCAAACCGGAAGAGATGCCCGTGTTCGGAACGATTGCCTCCCAATTCAATGATCCGGGCACCAATCAGTTATACAAACATTTAATCGACAAGGTTGCCGAAAAAACTGGCGCTGAACTGAAATCGAATTTTCAGATCACCAAGGAAATGAGTGAGAAGATTTTTGTGATCCCTCCTCATCGTACGCGCTACCTCAGCGAGATCTCAGAAAACAACCGCGGATATGATCAATGGGTGAAGGCCCAGGCCGAACTCGCCCAGAAATTATATGCAGTGAATCTGTTGTCCACCTCGAAGAATAATGCACTTGGCAAAGAGCTGGAAGGTGAATCACAGCAACTCAAACTCAATCTCGATCCCAAGAATTTGAAAATGATTGAAGAGTGGCCGGCCGTGTTGAAAAAATACAAAGAGCCTGTCTTCAAATTTAAAGTACGTGATAAGGAAATAGGTATTCAGACGCACACCGAATCATTATCTCACCTCCAGGTTCCTAAAGTGGCATTACCAAAATATGAAGCGTGGGGTGATCTTTTGAAATGGATGCTCCAGGAGAATGTTCCCGGAGAGTTTCCATACACGTCAGGAATTTATCCTTTCAAGCGTGAAGGTGAAGACCCAACCAGAATGTTTGCAGGCGAAGGCGGACCAGAACGTACCAACCGCAGGTTTCACTACGTGAGTCTTGCGATGCCTGCCAAAAGGCTTTCAACCGCTTTTGACTCAGTAACACTTTATGGAAACGATCCGGATTACCGCCCGGACATTTATGGAAAGATCGGGAACTCAGGAGTAAGTGTCTGCTGTCTTGACGATGCAAAGAAATTGTACAGTGGGTTTAATTTAGCTGATCCGAAAACATCCGTGTCAATGACCATCAATGGTCCAGCACCCATGTTGTTGGGATATTTCCTCAATGCCGCTATCGATCAGCAGTGTGAGCTTTACATACGCAAAAACGGATTGGAAGAAGAAGTGAAACAGAAGATCGACAACATTTATAAAAACAAGAAAGAAGAACGTCCGGCTTACCAGGGAGCACTGCCCAAGGGGAACGATGGTCTTGGTCTGATGTTGTTGGGCGTTACCGGTGACCAGGTGCTTCCCAAAGAAGTTTATGATAAAATAAAAACTGAAACACTTTCACAGGTTCGTGGCACTGTTCAGGCAGATATTCTCAAAGAAGATCAGGCGCAAAACACTTGTATTTTCTCTACCGAATTTGCGCTGCGGCTCATGGGTGACGTGCAGCAATATTTTATCGAAAAAAATGTCCGCAATTTTTACTCGGTTTCCATCTCTGGCTATCACATTGCCGAAGCAGGCGCCAACCCGATTACACAATTAGCATTTACGTTGAGCAATGGTTTCACTTACGTGGAATATTACCTGAGTCGTGGAATGGACATCAATGAATTTGCGCCTAACCTCTCCTTCTTCTTTTCCAACGGTGTAGATCCGGAGTATTCGGTGATCGGACGTGTCGCCAGAAGAATCTGGGCTAAGGCCATGAAAAATAAATACGGAGCGAATGCAAGATCGCAGATGTTGAAGTATCATATCCAGACTTCGGGCCGTTCACTTCACGCGCAGGAAATTGACTTCAACGATATACGCACTACATTACAGGCGCTATACGCGATTTATGATAATTGTAATTCGCTTCATACAAATGCCTACGATGAAGCGATCACCACGCCAACCGAAGAATCGGTGCGCAGAGCCATGGCAATTCAATTGATCATTAATAAAGAACTCGGATTAGCTAAAAATGAAAACTCGTTGCAAGGCTCATTCATCATTGAAGAATTGACTGACCTTGTAGAAGAAGCCGTGTTGAGCGAATTCGATCGCATCACCGAAAGGGGTGGCGTACTTGGATCAATGGAGACCATGTATCAGCGTGGAAAAATTCAGGAAGAGAGCATGTACTATGAAACATTGAAGCACACTGGGGAATATCCAATCATCGGAGTAAATACATTCCTGAGCTCGAAAGGTTCGCCCACTGTTGTTCCTCAGGAAGTGATCCGCGCTACTACCGAAGAAAAAGAATATCAGATTTCGATGCTACGCTACCTTCACAAAATGCAGAACGATAAATCTGCCGCATTACTCGATCGCATTCAACAGGTTGCAGTTCAGAATAAAAATATTTTTGAAGAGCTGATGGAAGCCTGCAAAGCCTGCTCACTCGGGCAAATCACCAGGGCTCTTTTTGAAGTCGGTGGTCAGTATCGCAGAAATATGTAG
- a CDS encoding ATP-dependent protease, producing MAEFVKIPVFPLSIFPLPGEMVPLHIFEPRYKQLLQDAETKDNSFGIYFNHVSNTEKIGSLVKLESVIKRYENGESDIIVKCIDLFSLNMLYRTFRDKLYPGGEVSYWHTDISQPVNEKLRQAFKEYLLYFQIRNSEIIPSSFAIANELGLDFEERLRFVKYNEEQKEKFLLSHLRYQTELLLQAEKAKDVFHLN from the coding sequence ATGGCCGAGTTTGTAAAAATACCGGTGTTCCCTCTTTCTATCTTCCCACTGCCTGGGGAAATGGTACCTCTGCATATTTTTGAACCGCGATACAAACAATTATTACAGGATGCTGAAACAAAGGACAATTCTTTCGGTATCTATTTTAACCACGTTTCAAATACCGAGAAGATTGGCTCCCTGGTCAAACTTGAAAGCGTAATCAAGAGGTACGAAAACGGGGAATCCGACATCATTGTAAAGTGTATTGATTTGTTTTCGTTGAATATGCTTTACCGAACCTTCAGAGATAAACTCTATCCTGGAGGTGAAGTGAGCTATTGGCACACGGACATATCACAGCCTGTCAATGAAAAACTGCGTCAGGCTTTCAAAGAATACCTATTGTATTTCCAGATTCGCAACAGCGAAATAATCCCCTCCTCTTTTGCAATTGCAAATGAACTTGGTTTGGATTTCGAAGAACGTCTTCGTTTTGTAAAGTATAACGAAGAACAGAAGGAGAAGTTTCTCCTTTCACACCTGCGTTACCAAACTGAGTTGTTGCTACAGGCTGAAAAAGCCAAAGATGTCTTTCATCTAAATTGA
- the apt gene encoding adenine phosphoribosyltransferase gives MLSEEKLKSLLRDVHDFPKPGILFKDITPLLNDTVVRKEVVKSVAKHFDGQNIQALAAVEARGFIFGTLIAQELDVPFIPVRKAGKLPYKKITEDYSLEYGKATVEMHEDAFPKGTRVLLHDDLLATGGTATAAGHLVQRLGGIVAGYSFIINLSFLPGEKVLKQNFGVSPHYMASF, from the coding sequence ATGCTTTCAGAAGAGAAACTTAAATCGCTGTTACGCGATGTTCATGACTTCCCTAAACCGGGAATTCTTTTTAAAGACATTACGCCATTGCTGAATGACACTGTTGTGCGCAAGGAGGTGGTTAAAAGTGTGGCGAAACATTTCGATGGGCAAAATATCCAGGCACTGGCAGCAGTAGAAGCCCGGGGGTTCATTTTCGGAACATTGATTGCACAGGAATTGGATGTCCCGTTCATCCCCGTTCGCAAGGCAGGAAAATTACCTTACAAGAAAATTACCGAAGACTATTCATTGGAGTATGGCAAGGCCACAGTAGAAATGCATGAAGATGCTTTTCCAAAGGGGACCCGTGTGTTGTTACATGATGATTTATTAGCTACGGGCGGCACGGCAACTGCTGCCGGTCACCTCGTACAAAGGCTTGGAGGCATAGTGGCGGGATATTCTTTTATTATCAATTTGTCCTTTTTACCCGGTGAAAAAGTTTTAAAACAAAATTTTGGAGTGAGCCCTCATTACATGGCAAGTTTCTAA